AGTATGCTAGTTAAGTGTTATATTACAAGCACAAAAAGGATTAATACATCATGTTACTGAGGCAAATCTTCTAATTAACCATTGAAATTGTTGCTGTTGTTAGGAATAATAAAGAAATACTTGGCAGCAAGTTGTTGATTTTGAGGGACTATGATAAAATTGCCGGTGGGTAATGTATTAATAAAGAgtagatatttatgcaaattcccatttgtataataattatgatGATTAATGGCTATACATCCCTTGCAAAAAGTTTTCCATTGGTCAAATCAAATGTTAAAGATAATCGACGAAAATAAGTTTTTGCAAAACACGTTAGCATAGCGTAAGACAGACTATAATTAAAGCATCACGATGACAACTTTCAGAAGCTGATCACAATATTGTACATCGGGTTCCTAAGTGTTATTTTCAGCAGTTATTTTGTATATCTTGCCGAAAAAATGCTGTTGGACATGATGGAAAAACAGACTTTACCAGTTATGCTGATGCACTGTGGTCGGGGtggtaaatataattattttgcaCATCAACACGCGTGTGTTGTCACGTTCCCTAACCTCTCCACTTGAACTGTCACGATGATTGTTCTGCACAGTTACTTCAAACTGGCACTCTTGCGCTGCAATTTCGAACACTTGTTACTCTACAATAGTTCACTGCACTGGGAGACGTTAATTTATCTTAATTGTTAATTTAACAATTTTCTTCTTGCATTCTtctttttataaacaaatattgttCAAACTCATTTTTGCTACTTTTAGTGAAAGATTTTAATGTTTAAGTGAAATCAGTGATTCAAATTAATTATGTGTGGATTACATGGTTGCTCATGGCAGATATAACTTATAATGATTAAATGTGTAGTCAAGTAAACTTAATGTCTAGACTTGCCAGGCTTCAGTAAACGTTTCTAAAAAATTGACAAGAATTCAACTCTGCAAATAAGTTCGGATTAAGAGATATGAATTGTTAACAAATGTTGCACAAATCATTACACGACATAGAAGAGACCTGTGCAATgttattaaaagagaaaattTGTAACAGAAGTCGATTAAGATCGATATATAAATGAAAAGGAAATTTTAAAGCACAATCCCAATAGATATAGATTGAAAACaaagataaataataaaattcaatataaatttAACGTAAATCTGCGAAAAACAATAATATGAAAAATGAATTTTGTCACAGTATACCATCTCAGTGTGAAcaattcattaattttttaaattaagacCGTTAAAAGAAAAGCAATAATATCTGTTGTATAATTTAAAAGTAAACTAATATTCTAATGTACTAAACTACTGTATAGTCGAAACATAAAACAGCAAAATAGGAATTATCGACAAATTccatgaaaaaatattataactttATTTAGCGTAAATGGCACgaattttcgcattgattccaatAGAATTTCTTTCCTAAAGAAGATTGAGCAGTTCCAATATTTCTCCAAGAAACTGGATCAAAGAAAGAATTTAAGCATACCTGGAGTACGAAAGAACTCTGTTTGCATTAAATCCATTTATTCAGCGTGTAATAAGCGTCCGGCTCGCTTGGTTTCTATTAACGCGAATAATTAATTCTGGTTTTCATTCAGCGATCTGAACCGCTTAATCGTGTGCCGGTCGCTAATGTTTATTAAGCGGTGTTGTGAATCATTCGGGAAATATGCCTCTATTTAGAAACCCTCGAATGGTCCGCGCGGGGATCAATGGAGCCGAAATCGAATAAACGAGGAATCAAGTGTCGATTGATTAATATCCTCCCACCATTCGTGCTGTTCTCTTTCTATTGTCATCCACACTTTTGTTTTCTCGAATTTCTGGGAGCCAGAGACTTTCATCACACACCGCTGCGTTTACTATATATGCATAATATAATACCGCACACTGCTCGATAACAATGAAGAACAAGACAACATTTAAAAAGAACGACTTTGTAAATTGAAAATGTATAGAAGTAGAAAGATCTGTAAATATACTAGGATATTTATATCTTACTCAACATCTATTAATacctataataaatattttatacattcaTATAAAAATCGCTTCAAATAAACATTTTAtcaataatacaaaaatagGATAATTTGTTCTTattgtattaaaattatttatcaataacacccggaaagaggtaattcctgaggtcatttgaagtaactttttccttaacgaaaatgcaatccgctgtaTCGTATGAAAGGTATATATGATAGagattattatatatgataGAGACACGAATAATCGTTGCCCATTcttatttcaagctgaacaacaattggagagaatttactgtacagtgtgATATACGATAAAGTGAAGAATTATTGGTTGGACAACCAATGAaacaaaatattgtaaaatagaCCAAGTGACACAGAGACATGGCACACAATTAGAAATTTAGACACGGATGATTGTATTATTGTCTTCGAAAAGAGCTGGACATGGATTGATATTTTCAGTTCGTAAAAAATAGGTCGTATGATTTACGTTACAATTGTTTCATTGTAGTATAGCATTCTGGTTTTGTTTATACGCATCATTTTGTTTCTTTCATTTTGATTTTTTTGTTTTCCCAACTAATTTTCTACTTTTTGAAGAAACAGATTTTGAAGTTTCGAAAGTATTAcagccgattgtcaacgactggaAATAGATCGGTATACAGTAATGTAATAGATaccattttttatttattcttccataatgtaaatctttttaatttaatttcagttttccAATTGTGGTACTGGAGCTCCCACTATTATCTTTTGCGGTATAATTGTAAGCTCGAAAACCTGAAAAGAGCAATCATTGTGTGTACATAGACATATGGGAATATTAATTTTCATAAGAAGACAATTCCATTGAATCTTACCTCTGCACCTGGAGATGCTCCTAGTGCGCAAATCACTGTGTCAGCAATATCTTTGCCGCTTAATAGTGTTATTTTCTCTGTAATCTCGTCGCCGCAATTCAACGCGAATTTCAGTAGGTCTGTAAGAACACCTCCAGGATTGATAGTCTACAAACCAGAAGCAGACATTAATGAAAGAGTTGTGTATCTTATTTGACTAACATTCTGGAAGGTTTAAacgaattacaataaattctctccaatcgtctctcagcttgtaaataaaaatggataatttggaaagacgAAATACGATCATTCAAGCCtagtggctcgtttttatagttatcgattgacaacaactataaaaacgagccgtaaggctcaaataattgtattttcttttcccaaattgtccatttttttgcttacaagctgagggacaattggagagaatttattgtattctcCTGTACTCTGTGACGTGATACATCGGGAAAGATACAAATAAGTATCATAATAAAGATACAAATCGCACAATATTGCGAACCAACATTTTTAATAATCGTATAGATGTTGaatcattaacacgttgaatgtcacgccggttttacagaaattgtccgtggcgccacaattttcttttatgtgatacatataatgttgaaatattatctgcaatagtgtataatcatgtttgacatgttaattgcgacaggggtcactgtttgaattgacgatggtaataatacaaaattttagatattgaaatgcccccgtggcattcaacgtgttaatattgAGATTTCAAAAGAATGTATTGAACTTTTATACGTTCGACGGAATTTATTAGAGTTTGGGGATCAATTAGAGAGTGAATAgatgaatttaaaataaataagatGGTTAGTAACAAAAATACCAAAACTTTACCGTGACTCTGATATCAAGGTTGCATGCCATGATTTCGTTGCGAAGTTCTACACCCAAAGTATACAGACTGGATTTGGTAACACTGTATATTCCAATTGGAACGCGGAAGGTTTCCGGATACCGTCCCGTTATACTATGaattatacaaaatattaatacCTATAATAATGTCCTAATTAAGGGTGTGCAAGATCCCGATATACTGTTAAGAATGTATCTTCTTGTACATGCAAAATCTTTCGATATGATTTAAACAACTTTTGTAACATATGCATACAACCCTAAGAAAATTCTCACCTgctgatatttattatatggcCGGAAACATTGCGTTTTCTAATCGCATTTATGAATTCTCTCGCAAATATCATTGGCGCTATTAAGTTACTATTTATTACCTCCCTGCACTGCTCGATAGACGAATCTGTAATAACAatgaaattacagtaaattctcccaaattgtccctcagcttggaatgATTATCCAAGCCTCGCGGCgcctttttatagttgccgattccaataaattctctccaattgttccaCAGCTtgtaaaaaaatggacaatttaggaagacaaaacacgattattcgagcctcccgctcgtttttataatcgccgtttatccatttttgtttgcatgcTGAGCAACattttgagagaatttactgcatcgtCTAAGTTATAAGGTAATCTTGAGAACAAAATTATGCTATATTGGAAAATGCACATATCCCCTCCGTCATGACTTTCGAAAACATATTTTAAGAAAATTCTGTCAGTTTAATTTTGTGATCCTGGTTCAGAACTAATCATTATAGAAAGTACTGTCGAAATCATTCCAATTCCCTTTATATCGAGGTGATTACTTTTTAGTAACTTCTTATCGATTTTGTGACCACTGTACCATTCGCCTTGCTCGCTAGTTTCCTACATTTAATGTCAAGATAAAGAAAAAGTAATGGGGAACATTTGTCGTCAGCACTTCTAGTAAGTACGACACAGTAATTTCATTCCGATTctgaatttcatgattttccaTCGTATTATCCATTAATAGGTATGTCGCGGTTTTTATACATTGACAACAAGAATGTGAGAGTGAAATTTAAAAGAGTgaaagaatttcagaatatcGATAAATTACGCCAGCTTATTGAAATTGTCAGTGAAAAGGAAAATGAATAATACAATCAGTAAACAACTCTACCGATGATCAGCGTCGGCATCGTGTTTCCAGCATTGTTCACCAGTATGTCAACGCCACCCAGTCTCTCCTCGGCCCATTTGAACGCTCTCAAAATATCATTCTCCTTCGTAACGTCGCACTGTATAGGGTAGAATTTGCTTTTGCCCAATTTTTCGGCCAATTCTTGCAGTTTATCGAATCGTCTCGCGAGACCAACCACCTGAATATCATGTTGAACAAGAGATTTTGCGATCTCCCAACCGATTCCGCTACTAGCACCAGTAACCAGCGCAACTTTTCCTGCCCACCTCTCCATTGTATTCATATAAGGTTAATTCGTAACATTAATCTGGTAATGCGTCCTGCTGTCCTTATATACTAAATGGACGTACTATTCGGAGCTGAAAAAAATGGTCTCCGTCCACAAACTAAGCAACGCGAGGGGCAAAGAAAATCGATCGCCCGAATCACCTGACATCTTTGATTTTTCAGATTCTGGGATATTATTGGCTAAGTAAACGACGCGAAGGATAAGCGAAATTGGTCGCCTGCTACACCTAATCACAATTTCTGTCCGATGGTCAACGTAGCCAATCGTGGCTCAGAATCTGAAAAGTGGAAGGGATTCGAGTGGAGTGGATAACCGATTCCTCTTGCCCCTCGCGTTGTTTAGTTTGATGGTAAAGGTCACTAATGACAGCTCCCAATGTATTAAGTAGAACCTTGTTTAACAAACAGCTAAACGGACTCATATTCGTCTGAATTTATTTATACTAACTTTAAGGAACAGACAAGCGATGGTTTGCATACATTTTGTCGAAAATTACACACAGATGATGCGTATATCATTTATTAAAGTTAATAAATTTGCAACGCAATGATGAATGTTACATACGATATACTTTAGAACATTCGTAAATATTTAATGTATTTAATTCTGGAAACCAATGTTAATGATTGTATTTGGAAAAAGGAGTTTTATATAACAAAACACAATTAATGACGGAATTTAGAATCAGAAGTAAGAATCTTCTGCTTTGCAAATACTGCAAAATAGGTAAGTATTTTGTATTCGGGCTTAAAAGATATTCCATAGTGAGGGATAACAGGCGAATCACATCTCTGCAAATTATCTTGATCCTCGAATCACATTCAAGACTTTTAGATTTCGAAAACACAGGCGTCATTTGAGGCTAGCAAAGTATATATACGATATTCAGTATTTTAAAAGAACTCTTTTTAAGTTATTAAATTGACCCTTGTATTGCTTTTTCATCTTTTATACCTTATATCTTTTTAAAGAGAAATTCTACACATCCAGGAAGAACATTGAGTTATTATACAAGGCAAGTTACTTTCTTGTGTTTTTGAGTagaaagaaaattatttaaacactTCAAGTGACATAGAAAAGAATGTCTAAGATTACTAATTCACCCAATATTTTATTCAACTTGATCTCATTTATCAATTATCAGACACAGCCTCTTAGGTTGCGCAACATTGCACAATAAAAGCTGCAGCATCGCTATTAAAAGACTTTAGTTGCTAACACCATCTTCTTCAATTATGTGAATctattgtttcttttttaagaACATTGGCTTGTGAGTATTCCAAGATGAAGTGGTACACACATGAAACTGTACGTGTACTCTTAATAAATAGAGATGCTTCTTCTTTATTTATGTCagcaaataaaattgtagaatatATAACatgaatattcaatattaaaataatcagGAATTAATTTGTCCATGAGGAGATATCTTAATGATAGGATGATGGGTATGTAGCAGActatttatatatgtatcttACTCTTCTACATACTTATTATCCTATCATTAAGATATCCCCTCATGGACATATTATTCCTGattatcttaatcttgaatattcatgtttatacatatattctacaattttattttctgatataaataaaaaagaagcaCTTCTATTTAATAAGAGTACACGTCCAGTTCCATATGTGTGTATACCACTTCACCTTGGGACACTgcactatgtatatatgtatcttAGTGCATCTTCGGCATCTACAATGACTCAGGAAATTAGTGACATACTTTTTAAAGTGTTTTTAAAAGTGTCTTAAGATATTGTTAAACCAAACAATAAAACGATTAGTCATTCTCTTCGAATAATCCGACATTTCATGCTACACGACTTAATGTTTAATTGGTGGACATATTTTTGTCTTTCATTTCTTTTCATATTCAATCTTCTAGGAAGGAGATTTAATGATTGCGAGCGAGCAGTTTAAAATTCGTGCATTCGCTCTTTACGAATTTCATAATGAATGAGCATACCAAGCAATCGAAGTTAAGCGAATTTCAAGTGATCACGGGGAAGATTATGTTAGTGAATAGTTATAATGATTCAAATGATTTGAACGTCCATCTGTAATCAAAGATGACGAATAGCGTGAATATACACGATGTtccataattacgttaacagCCTAAAATAGGGggtacctgaggtcatttgaagtaaccaaAACAATGATCAATGCGAGGCGAGCGCGCGAATTACAAGGCTGCGTTAGGAAATTACATTTCCGTgctgcgttcgaatcaatgaacaaacCACGGAGCATGAATTTCCGATTTCTTTTTattacgtgacagtgataatgTTAAGAAAAACATTATTCATCCTTATATcaaaatgtctgaagaatatttactaacttttcgaacccgaaataataagtaatttaaccgtgatagccattttaattttctgatgtgcatgacatctcatgtgtaccatatgaaatttgtaagcaaggtgtacagtgaagattaacaaagtacgtaaatgatattttaatttaaataattctgtgtcCGAATAGAATACAACGAACAATTcccaaagctaatttaataataaataatcacgTAACAAGATACGCAGGGTGTGTATCACAGAACGacattataaattttaatttgaaaAGGTTCGAAATATCAAGCAGTATAACAGTATAACAAAAGCATTAACCTTGAAATAGTGGCCAGTATTTTAATGACTCAATATTGATAGCAGTATCATTAGTGAGTGATACGGAGTCAGTTTGGTTTCAGTCACCATTATCGATACAGAGTCAATTTTTTGCCAAGTCATTACCATTGTAGTGACACGAAGTCAGTGTGACGTACACCGGCACTAGCATTCGCAGTGAATTTGACGTACTTCGCTAACCTGTGGTTGACTTTGATCAATATCAAAGTGGAGGATCATCTTGTAAATAACTACCAATTCTTCGAGTGTAAATAGTTAATGCACGATTTTTGCTAGACTTAGGGATTGCTATAGAAGCTGAACAATCGATTGTGAATATCGAATATGTTGCATTTCCGACTTTCTGAGATAACGGGGTGTAAAGTTATTCCTGTTTATACAATAGTTGGCAGGTCGTCCGGACAGTCGCTGACAATGCAGACCCTTATTGCActtgaggaggtgggatcggcgacgggaagagagaattgaacccggttacaattagactatctttatttacaatcggaactaaactcgcgacgctcgcgtaccgttcccgacgagggttcttactgaactaaccattcgctcaccgatgcatcccatccagatcattctttctcattctcacggttcgctttcactctgtcctggctagacgcattcattctacgcgacactcaaaccaatcgtctagacattcgctcgacgctaacgcacagcatgcagcccggcccattcgtccaaacattcttacgccttaaaactaaacacatggcggagacgtggcgccggcttgtcgccgccacatcaccccccccccccccgccagtgattgactcgatcacgaaacttgcaatcggtccgggaaacgcactcttcttccggaccgtgtggtgcgtaaacccgcacctggtggtactactatggggggcggcaccgccggaccccgagatggtggcgatggttggggcggctgccccgtaaactcgctcggagtgggtggtgatggtggtgttGGTGGTCCCTCGGACTCTCCAGGTAACGCTGGCTG
This genomic stretch from Megalopta genalis isolate 19385.01 chromosome 5, iyMegGena1_principal, whole genome shotgun sequence harbors:
- the LOC117222294 gene encoding farnesol dehydrogenase, giving the protein MNTMERWAGKVALVTGASSGIGWEIAKSLVQHDIQVVGLARRFDKLQELAEKLGKSKFYPIQCDVTKENDILRAFKWAEERLGGVDILVNNAGNTMPTLIIDSSIEQCREVINSNLIAPMIFAREFINAIRKRNVSGHIINISSITGRYPETFRVPIGIYSVTKSSLYTLGVELRNEIMACNLDIRVTTINPGGVLTDLLKFALNCGDEITEKITLLSGKDIADTVICALGASPGAEVFELTIIPQKIIVGAPVPQLEN